The genomic region GTTTTACTAAAAGCGCTTCAGCTGCCTTAAGTTTGTTAATGGTTTTTGTTGCGTTTTCAACCATTATAGAAAGCTCTTTGGATTTGCCCGCTTCACGCCTTTTTGACTCTATTAGTGGAGTTTGATCGTAGATCAGGAGCATAACTCTAGTGGCATCATAAGGGGCGATTGTAATGTCTTGCTGCATGAAATCAAAATTTACTCGGCTACTCAAGGGCAAAGGAATGGGAAGCAAAAACCCTTCTGCGCTGGCAATCGAAAAGGTTGGGCTACCCAATTTTAGAGTTGTTTTTATGCGTCGAGACAGTGTTTTTATGCGCTCTTCGTCCAGATGAAACAGCTCTGTTAACGATTGCCCAAAGGCTTTATTTTGAGGAATGTTGGTATGAATTCCCATCCAACGGTTCCATGTGCTCACTTTAAGTTCTGCATCTACGACCACCACACCAATATGCACCGCATCAATCAAAAGTTCTGCACGCATCATAGAAACATCTTTTTGAGCATTTGGGTGAGTTTTTCAAGCATGGAATTACTTAATAAGATAAACATATGCCCTTGGATATTTTTTTCAGCAACATCAAGGGCGGTAGTGATGACAATAGCGTTGTCGTACTCAAGGGCTTCGTGAAAGGTTGAAGACCCAGTGCAGCTAATTTTTTGAATATCTGGCACTGCAAATAAAGATTCCCCTTCAAGCATTTGGCTGAGCTGTCCAATGCATGATGCGGTGAGAATATTGGTTAATTCCAAAAGTGCTGCTTGGACCTCTTCGCTTGAATTGGTCGACTCACGCAGCAAAAGAGCAGTAAACTCTTCGCCAGATTCTTCTGAAAAAGCAAAAATCACTTCTCCGCCAAATGAGCCAAAAAATCGCTGTTTGGTTGCATAAAAAGAGGTGGTTTCACCCATTTGTAAAAGAATGGTCTCATGAAGTTTATAGATAGGAATCGTGTGAATAGAAGGAACTCTCAAATGTACGTAACTTTCCAGCATATCACCAATAAGAGAGGCCGCCAAACCAAAAGAGATGTTAATAGTTTCCACAAGAGCATCGTTTTGACGTGCATTAAAAAGTGAGCTCATGATCTTTTTCCTGTGGCTAGGCTCAGTAAAATAGTCCTGAGTTTATCGGCTTCGATGGGCTTATAAAGAATTTCGGTAGCGCCCAATCCTAAAACACGTTCTCTAGTGAGTTTTTGCCGATCTGCTGAAATCATAATAACAACTGCCTTGGGGTCAAAAGTGCGAATTTCTTCAAGTGCTTCAAAGCCATTTTTCTTTGGCATAGTGATGTCTAAAAGCACAATGTCGGGACGGTGTTCTTTATAAAGAGCAACAGCAACCTCACCATCCTCTGCCTCAAAAATTGTAGCTTTTTTGCGCAACGCTTCAGGTAAGGTTTGGATAGACCAATTTCGAGAAAGGCGCGAGTCGTCAACAACGAGAAATTTCATTAAAACCCCCTTAAAAAACGACGATTATAGCCAAAAATGTCTGACAATCCTGTTAATTCTTGGTTTGCTTGGTATAATAGTGCCATGAATTTACCTGTTTTAAGCCCAAGCGCAAAAGCCCATATTAAAGTATTTCTTGCAACTTTGCTTATAGCGGGCTCCTTTCCCGCTTCTGCCCACCTTGCCCCTGTGCTTCATCCTCTTTCGCTAACTTTAATGCGTTTTTTTATTGCCCTTGTAGCCTTAAGTCCATTTGTACTTTTTGATTCCCGCAAAAGGCAATCTCTCAAAAAGCTACTACCGCGCGCTAGCTTGTTGGGATTGTTTTATGCAGGGTTTTTTGTTGCAATGTTTGAGGCCCTTAAAACAACACAAGTGTTAAATACTGCTTCGCTGTACACTCTCGTTCCTTTTGTAACCGCCTTATTGGCATGGGGAATCTTTAAAGAACCCATAAAACTTAAAAAAATAGGTGTTTTCGCCCTTGGTGTTTTTGGGACTTTGTGGGTAATTTTTGAGGGCGACAGCACGCGTGTGCTTGAGCTTTCATTTTACCATGGTGATAAAATTTTTGCCTTTGGCGCTTTATTGATGTGTTTTTACAGTATTGGAGTGCAGTATTTTTACCGCGAAGACAATCCGATTGTGTTGGTTTATGGCACGCTAGTGGGAGGGTGTATGTGGATGGGAGTTGGTCTGGCGGTCTTTAATATTCCTCTAGAGTGGCATCTGATACAAGATGGATTGGTTTTTAGTATGGGGTATTTGGCTATTGGCACGACTTTACTGACGCTTTATTTACTTCAAGGCGCAACTGTAACACTCGGTTCGGTGCGTGTCATGTCCTACGTTTATCTCAATCCTGCTGTTGTTGCTTTTTTTCTTTTTGCAACATTAGGAAAAACAATTCCCGCTGTTGTGCTTCCTGGGATTGTTCTTTCTGCGATCGCGACTTTACTACTACAGCGAAGTAAGATCTAAAAATACGGGAGTAAAAGACGGCAACCGATAGGGCTCGGTTCTTTACATGTAAAAAAGAAGTGGTAAAAAAAGAGTGTATTAAAGGGACTATAGGTTTTAAAATAAATAGAGGTGGTACCTGAGGGCGGACTCGAACCGCCACGACATCACTGCCACTGGATTTTGAATCCAGCGTGTCTACCAATTTCACCACTCAGGCGTTTTAAAAAGAGAAGAGAATAGTACAAAAAAAAAGCTTAAGGCTTTGTAAAAAACCTTAAGCTTTAAAAAAAATATCTAAAATTACTTACCAGATACTGAATCTTTCAGTTTTTTGCCCACTTTAAATTTTACAGCTTTGCTTGCAGGAACATCAACAACTTTGTCAGTTCCTGGTACGCGAGCTTTGCGTGCAGCACGGGTTGCGCTACTAAAAGTTCCAAAACCGATAAAGCTTACGCTTTTGTCAGCAACAAGTGCCTCTTCAATTGTCTCAAGTGCAGCATCAATTGCTTTTTGAGTATCTTTTTTAGAAAGACCTGCTTTCTCTGAAACCGCCTGAATAAATTCAGCTTTCTTCATTAGCCATCCTTTAATGAGTTGTAATTCGGGCATTGTACAATGTTTTTTTAGAAAACACAATAATATTTTTAAAAAAATAGTAAAGAAATATACCGTCTCGTCGATGTTTGGAGCAGTGGAATTAAAATTGCTTGTTACATGTAAAGTAAATCAGGAGACGTTTCATGCGTATTACAAATCAACTTTTTTTCAACAATACTCAAAAAAATTACCAAAGTAGCATGAATGGGCTGCACAGCACTAATCAACAACTTGCTAGTGGACTAAAAATACAATACAGTTTTCAAGACACAGGTATCTATGTTGATGCGATGCGCCTAGATTACGAAGCTAGTACATTGGAACAAATACGGCAGACTAGCACCAAGGCACAAGCGTTTGCCAACAACACTGACAAAGCTTTTAACCAGTTTTCTAGCTCCCTTGACCAATTTAAAGTTAAACTCACCCAAGCGGCCAACGATGGCGCCATGTCAGATACTAGTCGCGAAGCAATTGCCAATGTTTTGGAGGCAATCAAAACGCACCTCATGAGTATTGCCAATACTTCCATTAATGGAACATTTTTATTTTCAGGAACAGCAACAAGTGTGAAACCAATTGGAGCAGGTGGGAGCTACAGTGGTAATGGTGAATCTTTAAATGCACTTGTGGGTTCGCAGGTGCAGCTTGCCTATAATATCGACGGACAATCCCTCTTTTTGGGCTCAAGTGGCGACTATAATAAAAAAGTTTCAGCAAACATGCCCATGTTTAACCTCACCAAACTCCATCCTGATGTGATGCAAGGCAATGAAGGTGAGGTTTCGGTTGAAGCGTATCTCAAAACTACCGACACCATTCGCGACATGGTTGGCGACATAGATGCGGATGAGACAAACAATCCCAATGCCATGTTTTACCTCTCGGGTGTAAACAGTTACGGGGAGTCGTTTAATGAGAAAATAGAAATGACAAGCAATGCCTCTGTTGAAGATTTTTTAGAACGGATTGGCCATGCCTATGGCAACACCTCCACCAATAAAGTTGTTGATGTTTCGTTAAATGATCATGGCCAAGTCGAAGTGACAGATTTACGCAAAGGTAGCAATCAGCTTGAGTTTCATATTTTTGGTGCGGTTGATCGCAATGCTGCTGCTGGCACAGCAGGCAACGCAGACGCAACGAATTTAGACGCTTTATTTGCTAGCCCTGGTGTGGATATTGTTGAATTTATGCGTAGTGATTTTGGTGCGACAGCAACAGCCACTACAGTCGCTTCTAGGGAAGATTTTACGCGACCTGACACTTATAAAATGGGCACACCACTCGCCCTTGAAGATGGCAGTAGCGCAAAAGCCGCCACCAATCTTAATGCACTTTTTCCCTCTAGTGTTGACCATGTCATGGTTGGAACAACGCAGGTGGATGTCGATGGCACTACCACTGTACAAGATTTGCTTAATGCTATCGAGATAGAGTTTCCTACTGCAAATGCACGCATTGAAAACGGACAAATTCTTGTAGAGGATACTTCGGGAACATTTTCATTAACAATGCGCGCAGAAGATGTCACCAATACACCCATAGCAGGGTTTAAAACCTTTGATGCGGCCAATTTTGAGCGTCGTGAATTTGCGCTTGATGGCAACCAGCTCTCCAGTAACATCTCTCAAATTATCAATGAAACAGGTGATTATGCTGTTGCAAAAACAAAACTTTCTGAAACCTCCAATACTGGAACAGTTGATGGAACGACGTTGGCATTAGAAGTAGTTGATATTCAAGGAAATCCCCGTAAGGTGGAAATAAATCTAGCAAGCCCCCAAAGTACCTTTAGTGTTGACATGAATAATGATGGCGTCATGGATGACACGTATGTTATATTTAATGGAAATGGTGAGGATACGGCCGCCGATGATGTCACCTACCGACAACTCATGGACGCCGTAGGAATGGTGATGGCTAACGAGTATCCTTTGACGCCTGATGATACAGGGTACAACACGGCCATTACCAATTCTCGCAACCGTGTTGATGTGAGTCTTGATTATCATGGACAACTTCAAATCGTAGACAAAACCAGCTCTGTTTCGCAAATGCGCCTTTCTATGCATGATGCAAACGCAAGCACCTTTGGCTCCCCAAGCTCACTTAGCTTCATGACCAACAATGCCATCGTGATTGATGAACCCTCTGTGGACATTTTTAAAGACCTAGATTCTATGATTGAAGCAGTGCGCAATGGAACCTATCGGGCCGATGGAACCAGTGGTGACCGAAATCCAGGGATTCAAAATTCCCTTGAGCGCCTTGATCATATTATGGACCACTTCACGAGACAACACACTAAGATTGGTGCATTATCTAATGCCTTACAAGACTCTCACGATCGTGCAACATTGCTTAAAGTCAATGTCAATACCGTTAAATCTGAAATTATTGATGCAGATTATGGAGAGACAATGATGCAATTTCAACAATACGCGCTCTCCTACCAAGCCATGCTTTCAACCGTCTCTAAAATCAATCAGCTCTCTTTGGTCAATTACATGTAAACTAAGTGAGGGGTTGGTATACTCAGGGTTTTGATTTACATGTAAAGGATTGACGATCTTACGCGAAATACTCTTCATTTTATCGGTAGCGTTTTTAGTCTATTTTGGTATTGCAACGTTGGTTAATGAAGCTGCATTTGTGGGCTCTTTTGGCCGAGGAATAGGACTTTTAAACCAAGAGCTCTTTGGGTATATTGGGTTTGTTTATCCTTTTTTGCTCATTGTTCCCTCTTTTATTGCATACCGACTTTACACAGTGAGTGCTAGAATCGCCGAAATCACTCTGGCAACACTTTTATTGTTTGCCAATATGCTTATTTTTCAAGCAGCCGTGGTAAAAGATGATTTGCGTGGCGAGATTGGCTTTGCTATCGTAGACATGCTTCAAACATTCATTGGCACCTTTGGCGTATGGGTGTTTTTAGTAATGGTATTTGTCCTTTCTTTGGTGATTTTATTGGATTCTAGTTTTGATGTTTTTGTGAATCTCTTCAAACGCAAAGCAACTGCTCTGATGGAAGAGCTCCCAAAACCCAATTTTCCCCCAGAAAAAAAACCACCACAACCTGCAAAAACAACACAGACTCCGGTCTTTGAGCCTGAACCCCAGCCACGCATCTTGGATGATGAGACCCTATTTATCATAGAAGAAGAAAATGAAAAGCTAGATTTCACAGAAGAAACCCCATCCACTCCTGAACCAGAAGAGCCAACCCCTCACCACGGGTCGGTGGAGATTTTGAATGAATTAGAAGAAAACAAAAAACTTCTCGAAGAAATTGAAAAAGGAGAGCAAGAAAAACCCAAAGATTTTAGACTTCCCTCCTTGCAGTTTTTAGCTGACCCACCCAAAAAAGGGTTACAAATCAGCGAAGCAGAAATCGACCAAAAGATTTCTGATTTGCTCGACAAACTGCGTCGCTTTAAGATAGACGGTGACGTGGTGCGCACCTATACGGGCCCCGTGGTCACAACCTTTGAATTTCGCCCCGCACCGCACATCAAAGTCTCAAAGATTTTAACCTTGCAAGATGACCTTGCCATGGCACTTAAAGCCCAAACCATCCGCATCCAAGCGCCTGTACCCGGCAAAGATGTCGTAGGCATTGAAATCCCTAACAAACACATTGACACCATTTACCTCAAAGACATTTTAGAAAGTGACGTGTTTAAAACCTCTTCTTCACCCCTAACCATTGCTCTTGGAAAGGACATCGTAGGCAACCCTTTTGTAACGGATTTGAAGCGTTTGCCCCACTTGCTCATCGCGGGAACCACAGGAAGCGGTAAAAGTGTGGGGATAAACTCCATGTTGCTTTCGTTGCTTTACCGTAATTCGCCTGACACATTACGGCTGTTGATGATTGACCCAAAGATGCTTGAATTTTCCATGTACAACGACATCCCGCATCTGCTCACTCCTGTCATCACCCAAGCCAAACAAGCGGTGACAGCACTTGCGAACATGGTGGCAGAAATGGAGCGGCGGTATCAGATTATGAGCCGTACCAAAACCAAAAACATCGAAGGCTACAACGAAAAATGCAAGCGCGAAGGCAAGCCCCAACTCCCCTTTATCTTGGTGATTATTGATGAGTTAGCGGATTTAATGATGACTAGCGGGAAGGATGTGGAGTTTTACATCGCTCGCTTGGCCCAAATGGCGCGCGCGAGTGGGATTCATCTCATTGTTGCCACCCAACGTCCTTCGGTTGATGTGGTCACGGGACTCATTAAGGCCAATTTGCCCTCACGCATTAGCTATAAAGTAGGTCAGAAAATTGACAGTAAAGTCATCTTAGACTCCATGGGTGCTGAGTCGCTCTTGGGGCGGGGCGATTTACTCTTTACGCCCCCTTCTTCGCCGGGACTTATCCGCCTCCACGCGCCATTTGCCAGTGAAAAAGAGATTGAGACAGTAGTAGAGTACCTTAAAACCCAACGTGAAACCCAGTACGACCAGAGTTTTCTCAAGGATTCTGGTAGCGACAGCGCCAGTGTTTTGAGTGGAGGAAATGCAGAGGAAGGGGAGATTGATGAGTTGTTTGATGAAGCCAAAAATATTGTTCTAAGCGAGCAAAAAACGTCCATCAGCTACATTCAACGGCGCCTTCAGATTGGTTACAACCGTGCTGCGCGGATTATTGAACAGCTTGAAAACATGGGTGTTCTCTCAGCACCCAACACCAAAGGCCAGCGCGAGATTCTTGATTAAGTTTTACATGTAAAGGATGCGCGTGAACCGTGTTATTGAATTTTTTATTGGTCGCCCTAGGTTAAATTACCTACTTTTTTTCTTTTTAGTGCTCTCGGGCATCGTGACGTACCTCACCATGCCCAAAGAAATTTTTCCGCCTTTAGCACTGGATAAAATCTCTATCACAGGCGCGTATTCGGGTGCTAGTCCCAATGCGCTTGATAAGATGGCAGTTTCTCGGATTGAGGATGAGATTAGCAATGTCTCTGGACTTCGCTCAGTGGAATCCACTATCGCTTCGGGGCGTTTTTCGATGGTGATTGAGCTGGAAGAGAGTGCCGATAAAAACGATGTCCTTCAAAAAGTCAAAGACGGCATCGCGCGGGTGCGGCCTGATTTGCCCGCTGACATGGATGAGCCTAATGCCACGTTATTTGCCTTTTCGATTCCTTTAATTCTTGTCAATATTAGCTCCGACACCCTTAGTATAGATGCGCTAGTCGAGATTGCCAAAGCCTTCAAATCAAACCTTTCGCAGATTGAAAACCTGACTAACTTGCAAATTTACGGCGAGGGTGAGCGGGTAATCGAGATAATCCTTGATACGCGCAAACTCGAAGCCTATGGGCTTTCTTCTGCTTCAGTAGCAACAGCCATCGGACGGATTTCTTCTATTTTTCCCATTGGCAAACTAGAAGAAACCGGAGGAAAGCATGCGTTTATCTCAACCTATAATGGCAAAGAACCCCAAGAGCTTCTAAGGACATTGCTTCGGATTGAGGGAAAAACTTTGCACCTTGGCGAAGTGGCGACGGTCGAAAAACACTACACCCAAACCGACACCCTCTCTTCTTTTGAGGGCAGGCGCTCCCTTAGCGTCAACGTTGCAAAAACCGAAGAGGGCAACGCCATGGCCTTGGCGGGTGCAGTAAAAGAACGGGTCAAAGAGTTGGCCAAACGCTACCCTGAAGTAACCGTGGGAACCTTTTCTGACACCTCTGTATATATTGAAAATCGCCTCAATACTGTCGTTTCTAACATTTTCTTTGGACTCATTTTAGTGGGCTTTGTGATGCGCTTGCTTGTTAATCACCGCATTTCACTGGTAGTGATTATTGGGGTGCCTACGTCGTTTATCATTGCACTTTTGTTTATGGACATGGGCGGCTACAGCATTAATATGATGACTTTACTAGGCGCGCTCATTGCTATTGGGGTGATTGTGGATGACGCGATCATTGTGGCCGAAAACATCCAGCGCCACATCGAAGAGGGGATGGAGCCAAAAGAAGCGGCGATTGTGGGGACAAAAGAGGTGGTAACCCCAGTGCTTGCCGCGTCCTTTACGACGATTTTTGCTTTTTTGCCCATGCTGATTATGAGTGGTGAGATGGGACAATTTATCAAGCTCATTCCCATTGCTATTAGCGTGCTTATTTTGGCGTCATTGCTTGAATCGTTCATCTTTTTGCCTATTCATGCCTGCCATTTACTACGCCCCAAAGATAAACAAGTCGACTGGTCGCGGGCGATGACATTTTACACCAACCTTGTGCGCAAGCTTATTACGTGGCGTAAAAGCACGCTGTTTACCTTTTGGGTTTTGGTGCCTGTGTTGATTGTGGGGGGATTTGCGCTTAGTAAGTTTAAAATTTTTCCAGATTTTGATGGGGATCAGATGAACATCAGTGCCAAGCTGCCCGTGCAAACTACTCTAGAAGAAGCCCATGCCATCGCCCAAGCCCTAGAGTCAAAAGTCTTAACCCTCAAAGAAAAATACTTCATCGAAAACGTAACCGTTATCTCAGGGTTTCGCATGAACGCGCGTGGCGAAGGGGAGGAGGGCAATAACTTGTTTCATATTTTTGTGGATTTAAAACGAGCCAAGCCAGATAACATTGTGGCCAAATACATCACGCCTGTGCTCTCTTTCGATTTTAAAAGCATGAAGTATGAGCGCACTTTTAAATCTTACGACATTGAAACCCAGTTGCGCGAAGAACTTACTGCCTTTATGGCGCAATACGAAACCATAAATTTTGAAGTCAAGGGGCCAAACGCAGGGGTAGTGAGCATGCCTATTGAACTTTTTGTCTATGCAGCAAATGACGAAGAAGCCCAAAAAGCCATCACACGTATCAAAGAAGCCTTGAAAAAAATCAAAGGCACCAACACTATTGGTGATGATGCCGCCCTTGGCACGCCAGAAATTAAGCTCAAAACAACACCTTATGGGGAGCGGCTGGGGGTGGATGAGGGAACCCTTGCGCGGGTACTTGGCGAGTATTTTTTGGAATCTTCTCGTGCTAAAGGGTTTGATGAACAAGGTTTTTTAGACATCATTCTAAAAGAAAAAAACCACAATTCCTTAGAGCACTTGTATGATTTTAAACTGAGCTTAGATTCGGGAAAATACGTTGCCCTACGGGATGTGGTGGAATTTGTCGAAGTAGAAAATTACGAGAAAATGTTTAAAAAAGATGGCAAAAAACGTTGGATGGTCTTTAGTGATGTTGATAGCCCTGTGACACCAACAGAAGTGCTTAAAGCCCTCAATCCAACCTTAGAGGCGATTCGTGCCGAGGG from Sulfurospirillum tamanense harbors:
- a CDS encoding PAS domain-containing protein yields the protein MMRAELLIDAVHIGVVVVDAELKVSTWNRWMGIHTNIPQNKAFGQSLTELFHLDEERIKTLSRRIKTTLKLGSPTFSIASAEGFLLPIPLPLSSRVNFDFMQQDITIAPYDATRVMLLIYDQTPLIESKRREAGKSKELSIMVENATKTINKLKAAEALLVK
- a CDS encoding chemotaxis protein CheC, with product MSSLFNARQNDALVETINISFGLAASLIGDMLESYVHLRVPSIHTIPIYKLHETILLQMGETTSFYATKQRFFGSFGGEVIFAFSEESGEEFTALLLRESTNSSEEVQAALLELTNILTASCIGQLSQMLEGESLFAVPDIQKISCTGSSTFHEALEYDNAIVITTALDVAEKNIQGHMFILLSNSMLEKLTQMLKKMFL
- a CDS encoding response regulator — encoded protein: MKFLVVDDSRLSRNWSIQTLPEALRKKATIFEAEDGEVAVALYKEHRPDIVLLDITMPKKNGFEALEEIRTFDPKAVVIMISADRQKLTRERVLGLGATEILYKPIEADKLRTILLSLATGKRS
- a CDS encoding DMT family transporter, with protein sequence MNLPVLSPSAKAHIKVFLATLLIAGSFPASAHLAPVLHPLSLTLMRFFIALVALSPFVLFDSRKRQSLKKLLPRASLLGLFYAGFFVAMFEALKTTQVLNTASLYTLVPFVTALLAWGIFKEPIKLKKIGVFALGVFGTLWVIFEGDSTRVLELSFYHGDKIFAFGALLMCFYSIGVQYFYREDNPIVLVYGTLVGGCMWMGVGLAVFNIPLEWHLIQDGLVFSMGYLAIGTTLLTLYLLQGATVTLGSVRVMSYVYLNPAVVAFFLFATLGKTIPAVVLPGIVLSAIATLLLQRSKI
- a CDS encoding HU family DNA-binding protein — its product is MKKAEFIQAVSEKAGLSKKDTQKAIDAALETIEEALVADKSVSFIGFGTFSSATRAARKARVPGTDKVVDVPASKAVKFKVGKKLKDSVSGK
- the flgL gene encoding flagellar hook-associated protein FlgL yields the protein MRITNQLFFNNTQKNYQSSMNGLHSTNQQLASGLKIQYSFQDTGIYVDAMRLDYEASTLEQIRQTSTKAQAFANNTDKAFNQFSSSLDQFKVKLTQAANDGAMSDTSREAIANVLEAIKTHLMSIANTSINGTFLFSGTATSVKPIGAGGSYSGNGESLNALVGSQVQLAYNIDGQSLFLGSSGDYNKKVSANMPMFNLTKLHPDVMQGNEGEVSVEAYLKTTDTIRDMVGDIDADETNNPNAMFYLSGVNSYGESFNEKIEMTSNASVEDFLERIGHAYGNTSTNKVVDVSLNDHGQVEVTDLRKGSNQLEFHIFGAVDRNAAAGTAGNADATNLDALFASPGVDIVEFMRSDFGATATATTVASREDFTRPDTYKMGTPLALEDGSSAKAATNLNALFPSSVDHVMVGTTQVDVDGTTTVQDLLNAIEIEFPTANARIENGQILVEDTSGTFSLTMRAEDVTNTPIAGFKTFDAANFERREFALDGNQLSSNISQIINETGDYAVAKTKLSETSNTGTVDGTTLALEVVDIQGNPRKVEINLASPQSTFSVDMNNDGVMDDTYVIFNGNGEDTAADDVTYRQLMDAVGMVMANEYPLTPDDTGYNTAITNSRNRVDVSLDYHGQLQIVDKTSSVSQMRLSMHDANASTFGSPSSLSFMTNNAIVIDEPSVDIFKDLDSMIEAVRNGTYRADGTSGDRNPGIQNSLERLDHIMDHFTRQHTKIGALSNALQDSHDRATLLKVNVNTVKSEIIDADYGETMMQFQQYALSYQAMLSTVSKINQLSLVNYM
- a CDS encoding FtsK/SpoIIIE family DNA translocase, with amino-acid sequence MTILREILFILSVAFLVYFGIATLVNEAAFVGSFGRGIGLLNQELFGYIGFVYPFLLIVPSFIAYRLYTVSARIAEITLATLLLFANMLIFQAAVVKDDLRGEIGFAIVDMLQTFIGTFGVWVFLVMVFVLSLVILLDSSFDVFVNLFKRKATALMEELPKPNFPPEKKPPQPAKTTQTPVFEPEPQPRILDDETLFIIEEENEKLDFTEETPSTPEPEEPTPHHGSVEILNELEENKKLLEEIEKGEQEKPKDFRLPSLQFLADPPKKGLQISEAEIDQKISDLLDKLRRFKIDGDVVRTYTGPVVTTFEFRPAPHIKVSKILTLQDDLAMALKAQTIRIQAPVPGKDVVGIEIPNKHIDTIYLKDILESDVFKTSSSPLTIALGKDIVGNPFVTDLKRLPHLLIAGTTGSGKSVGINSMLLSLLYRNSPDTLRLLMIDPKMLEFSMYNDIPHLLTPVITQAKQAVTALANMVAEMERRYQIMSRTKTKNIEGYNEKCKREGKPQLPFILVIIDELADLMMTSGKDVEFYIARLAQMARASGIHLIVATQRPSVDVVTGLIKANLPSRISYKVGQKIDSKVILDSMGAESLLGRGDLLFTPPSSPGLIRLHAPFASEKEIETVVEYLKTQRETQYDQSFLKDSGSDSASVLSGGNAEEGEIDELFDEAKNIVLSEQKTSISYIQRRLQIGYNRAARIIEQLENMGVLSAPNTKGQREILD
- a CDS encoding efflux RND transporter permease subunit, which codes for MNRVIEFFIGRPRLNYLLFFFLVLSGIVTYLTMPKEIFPPLALDKISITGAYSGASPNALDKMAVSRIEDEISNVSGLRSVESTIASGRFSMVIELEESADKNDVLQKVKDGIARVRPDLPADMDEPNATLFAFSIPLILVNISSDTLSIDALVEIAKAFKSNLSQIENLTNLQIYGEGERVIEIILDTRKLEAYGLSSASVATAIGRISSIFPIGKLEETGGKHAFISTYNGKEPQELLRTLLRIEGKTLHLGEVATVEKHYTQTDTLSSFEGRRSLSVNVAKTEEGNAMALAGAVKERVKELAKRYPEVTVGTFSDTSVYIENRLNTVVSNIFFGLILVGFVMRLLVNHRISLVVIIGVPTSFIIALLFMDMGGYSINMMTLLGALIAIGVIVDDAIIVAENIQRHIEEGMEPKEAAIVGTKEVVTPVLAASFTTIFAFLPMLIMSGEMGQFIKLIPIAISVLILASLLESFIFLPIHACHLLRPKDKQVDWSRAMTFYTNLVRKLITWRKSTLFTFWVLVPVLIVGGFALSKFKIFPDFDGDQMNISAKLPVQTTLEEAHAIAQALESKVLTLKEKYFIENVTVISGFRMNARGEGEEGNNLFHIFVDLKRAKPDNIVAKYITPVLSFDFKSMKYERTFKSYDIETQLREELTAFMAQYETINFEVKGPNAGVVSMPIELFVYAANDEEAQKAITRIKEALKKIKGTNTIGDDAALGTPEIKLKTTPYGERLGVDEGTLARVLGEYFLESSRAKGFDEQGFLDIILKEKNHNSLEHLYDFKLSLDSGKYVALRDVVEFVEVENYEKMFKKDGKKRWMVFSDVDSPVTPTEVLKALNPTLEAIRAEGLVEIGFGGEKEQNDQLAREMGIASAIALFLIFVTLLVMFDSYRLAFIILSVVPFSLFGVVAGHTLMGMDFSMPSMIGALGLAGVVINDGIIMLDFIRKTTTLEALLARAKLRLRPIILTSITTLVGLSTLIFFPSGQAVILQPLAVSLGFGLLWGTFLNLVYLPTLYAFVSKVK